The genomic stretch taacattACTAGTTTCAGTATTAATTTTTGTTACCAAGTTTTGATACCACACTGTTGTGTGAAGCATTTTGGTTTCTTGCCTCAAAATTCACTTCCAAATCCATCGCCTCTTTCCTGTAATGCCATCATGTTTTATAGCTATGAAGGACCTGGTTTATTGATGCACACATTCCCTGATTTGGTACTTTTGGTCAAGTAAAGACTACCTACCTACTACCATTGTACATCAACTTTGTCGACTATGAGAAGGCGTTCGACAGTGTGGATTGAGAGATTCTCTGGAAGCTCCTCCGGCACTATTGCATCCCAGCCATGGTGGTCAACCTGATCAAGAGCTCATACGAGGGGACAACCTGCAGAGTGATCCACGGAGGGCAGCTCACCAACAGCTTCCAAGTGAAGACAGGAGTCCGACAGGGGAGCTTGTTATCCCcgttcctcttcctcatcgCCATCGACTGGATCATGAAGACATCCACCAGTGAATGCAGAAATGGAATCCAGTGGACCTTGTGGAGCCAATTGGAAGACCTAGACTTTGCACACGATCTCGCTCTTctctcccacagtcagcagcagATGCAAGAGAAGATCAATGTGCTGGCAACCACATCATCACAGGTTGGACTCAACATCCACACGGAGAAGACCAAGATTCTGAAGACCAACTCTAACAGCAACAACCCAGTCACCGTGAATGGAAGTTCCCTGGAGGAGGTACAGTCCTTCACCTACCTGGGCAGCATCATCGACCAGCACGGTGGAACAGATACAGACGTCAAGGCAAGGATCAGCAAAGCCGCCTTCATCCAGCTCAAGAACATCTGGGCTTCCAGAGAACTGACCTTGACCACCAAGATCCGTCTGTTCAATTCCAACGTGAAGTCAGTATTGTTGTATGGGGCCGAAACCTGGAGGACAACCAAAACCAACATCCGAAGAATCCAGACGTTCATCAACACCTGTCTCAGAAAGATTCTCCACATCCGCTGGCCAGACACCATCAGTAACACCAACCTATGGGAAAAGACCTACCAACCTTCagtagaagcagaaatctggaaGAGAAGATGGGGATGGATAGGGCATATCCTCCACAAACCACAAACCAACATCACCAGACAGGCTCTCAGATGGAACCCCCAAGGCAAGCGGAAGAGAGGCCGTCCAAGAAACACCTGGAGACGAGACCTCGAGGCAGAAATGACAAGGATGGGCTACACCTGGAGTCAACTAGAAAGAATGGCCCAGGACAGAAACCTCTGGAGATCTACCTTTGGCGGCCCATACCCCGGAAGGGGTGGAGggcgaaaatgaaaaaaatgaaagacTACCTAGGTGACCCTCACTGAAAACCCATAGCGAAGTATTGATTAGAGTGAGGAACTATTCCTATAAATATTAAAGTGAAGCAATAAGATAATTATTGTACAAAGCAATAATGATGCTACAGTGGAAACTCGGACAACATCCGGGAAGTGCCGTTTTCATCCGAGTTCCGACTCGGAGAGAATCGAACGTTGGATATATAACTtcatatcccagaatgcaccgctTAAAACTACTTCCAGTTTGGTTCCGTGTTCTCACGCGATCGAAACTTCCCGGCAACCGTATCTGTGGATTTAATAGCGGTGGGAAATTATGTACGGTAACGGTGTAAAGGCGATTTTGTTCGATTTGGATAATACTCTTATAGACACACGTGGTGCCGGCGAAAGCGCCATTAAAAAAGTAAGAATATGAAAGTAACCCATGCGTTTACTGACTTTAGCCGCAGAAATTTTGATTGTGTAAGGCGttaaaccagtggttctcaaactcgatccccgggacccactgccctgcttgttttccagctatccctgccctacacactgctgattacctggatcaggtgtgttcagtcaatcagaagctgaaagacagctgggacttgtgtgtggggtagggatagcaggaaaacaagcagggcagtgggtcccgaggaccgagtttgagaaccactgcgttAAACCAAGCCAGATCATTTCAGTGTAATCAAATATTTTCAGGTTGTGCCTCCTGATGCTATTGCAGTTGTTTGAGAATATTAGAGGTAGCCAACTGTTCCTGCTATTAAGCGATTACAAATTTTGAAATTGTTTCCTATGTCTTTAAAGCACTAGCTAGTTGGTGACGTGGCTGGTCGCAATCTATGGAGctagtaaaaaaaaactgtcgaataattcagggttgccagctttggCCAGCGGGCTGGTGTGAGGTTTTTAATCCGAGACAAgtatgcacacgcatttacatgtatgcaagatatttattaccttgtaaatagtctcaagggtttgcaaactacccaacGTATTTGGTGTAGCTGATTttaagtttataatggaataatatagatttgtcgTAAGATTGTCCGGCCAGATGttagagttggcaaccctgctaaTTTAGTCATCAAATTAAGTCTTGACATaatacattaaataaaaaataaaaagctaCTTATAGTGATTGTAATTTAGATTTAAATTTAATTAGACTTACCACCTCTTAACTTGGTCATGGTCAGTAAGATAACGaatctgtcccaggcagcataaggcTGAACGTCGTGGACACCCCAGATAAGATGAAAGTCTCTCGTAGGACTTGAATATGTTGAACTACAAATTCAAACGATTTGGAAGCAGACGCAGTCAGTTTTTTCCGATATCTACACTTGTGGATGAAACTGCAGAGGACGGTGAATTGATGTGCACCTTGCGGTAAAAAGACAAGCTTGCATGTATTCGTGTGAAACACATGCCTGTGCATACATTTTCATTACTGGATTGTACACACTTTCATAAATGTTGATGGTATTTTTTTCAGAATTCAGTAAAAGCTTACTGAAAATATATACATACTATGACTACAAATATTTTGAAGATTATTTGCTTAACGATTGTTTCTTCAAAGAGAATGGAAAGCTGGTTCTACAAACtatgttttaaataaattcctacatagaaaataaataaattacccCTTTTAATACAGGTTGCTGAATTGCTCAGGACAAAACTGCATCATGGAGACGTCGATACTATTTGTAAGAAATTTAAAGAAAAGCTGCTTGAGGAATCATACCAACCCTCTGCAGACTTGACCATTGACCAGGTGAGGATAAATTACTGGGACATGGCCATTGAAGAAGGTGAGGGCTTGGATCATGACCCCTCCCTGGCTGCTCAGTGTTACTGGCTTTGGAAAAACACAAGACTGGCTCACCTCCGTATCCCTGGGCCAGTCCAAAGGCTACTGCAAGAGCTGAGGACAACCCACAAGCTGCTGCTTTTGACCAATGGGGAATCCCAGACACAGAGGGAAAAGATCCAGGCTGCGTGTTGCAGGGGTCTCTTTGATGCCGTGGTGGTAGGTGGGGAGCATGCAGAGGAGAAGCCAGCCCCTTCCATTTTCCAGCACTGCTTCCACCAGCTGGGGGTGGGGCCCCAGGACTGCATAATGGTAGGGGACTCGCTTGACACAGATATCCTTGGTGGCATCAACGTAGGTGTCCGTGCCACCGTGTGGATCACCGACAAGGGCACCATACAGCCGGAGGCATCTATAAAGCCAGACTATGTTTTAGCAACTGTGCTTGAGCTGCCCTCAGTCCTGTCCACTTTGTAGCGAGAGATTCAATCAGACATGCTGTGAAATgataaactttattgatccccatggggaaattctccttatgccctcccccaacttgctctctaTAGATTGGAGTAAGCTGGCCGTGAAGGGCAGCCATCCATTTGCAGTGCCCAGGGAGataggagttaagggccttggctCAAGGACCCCACAGATGTGCTGAAGCCgggcttgaaccagtgaccttccaatcacaagcaGAGACTCAAATCTGTAATTTGGTAGTAAAAGATGCATAAAGAGAAAAATTGTAGTTTCTCTCCACCAAtatgaatgtaaatatattaagatTGCTGCTGTGAAATAGAATTttgattaaaataaaagttCATGTAACACCCATTCTGTCAACTGAATTGTTCACGATAAACCTCAGGATGCACGAAACTGCAAGTACCATTCCATCAGTTGGGTTTATTAGGAAAAACTGGACGCATGTCTTTAGCTGACATAACTATTTGCTATTACCAATTTTCTGCAGGGATTTTAAGTCTGGGTTATCGTCTGCATTTACAATAAACCACCTATTGTCTCGGTGCTTTCAAAGGAAGCTTGAAAAACCTCAGTAATATCAACACAGCAGATACACATTATATTACAAATAGTGGGATCTCACTCTCCTCAGAGGAGTGATATTATATAGCCTGTCttgtaagcaatggtggcataaaaatagaaaatattgccttattactttTACATCAAACGAGGTCCAGTCAAGTTTCCATAATCCACAAAAATCCATGAATGGGACCTATGATTGTACTCCAGGTTAGAACGGCAGCAAATCACTCGACATTCAGTTTGACCTTGATGTTCATGGCGGCGAGCTCAGCGACAAAGTACCGGAACACGTAGGGCAAGGCCACAGAGTCTATGGCACTGCCCTTCCCACACAGGGTACAGATGGTTTTCCGGTGGCGTGTGGCCGACCAGGAGGGCGGAGGTTTCTCCAAGAGGGGCGACAGCAGGCTACCACAGTCCAGGCACACTTGGGCTACGGAGCGGTCAGAGCAGTTGAAGAGGCGGTCATGCAGCAGGAAGGAGGAGCCGTGGGCCAGAAGAGCGTCCCTCTCCATCTCCCCGAAGCGAATGCCCCCCTGGACGTTGCGGCCTCCTAGTGGCTGGTTGGTCACTTTGTCCCGAGTGCCTGTGGTCCTCACCTGGAACTTGTCGGAAACCATGTGACGAAGGCGTTGGTAATACACCACGCCGATGAAGATGTCGGCCTCCAGCTCCAGCCCGCTGAGGCCGCTGTAGAGCCGTTCCGTGCCATAGTAATTGTAGCCCGCAGCTTGGAGCATGGCACCGAAGTGCTCGAGGGCAGGGCACTCCTCAGAGAAGGTGAAGGGCGTGGCGTCATGGCACAGACCGTGCAAAGCGCCCGACTTGCCTGCCATGCTCTCGATGAGCATGCCGATGGTCATGCGTGACGGGAAGCCGTGTGGATTGAACAGGATGTCCGGCGTCATGCCGCTCTCAGTGAAGGGCATGTCCTCGGCGGGCCACAGCCGGCTCAGAATGCCCTTCTGGCCATGGCGACTGGCGAACTTGTCGCCGATGGTGGGGTTACGCGGCACACGCATGGTCATGCACACGCGGCTGAAGCGGCCTGTTCCCGTGTCATTGCTGCACACCTTGATGTTGTCCACGACACAGCTCTCCTTACTCCTGCcagtttggggaggggggcgagTTAGAAATATTTAGATAATCTTGACCCTTGACATATGAATGCTTTGCTCAGAGGGTGAAAATTCATAAACAGAACCATTAGTGCTTTGATTTATGATAAAATGTCATGTCCATTCATGTATCCTTACACATGTAGTGAAGTGTGTCACATGTGCATGTAGTGTGTAACTGTTGTGATGTCCCAGCATCCTGGCCACAATTAGGGTGCTGCATGATGCCTGGGATATGCAGCTAGAAGGCGAATGATAAACCTAAATATATACAACCATCAAGAATGATATTTGTTGCCTTGTACAATGCGTAACTCCCTTAAATGTCAAAGCAAGATTGTAGCGCATCGGACGGCTGGTATGCCTTCACGCAGTAGATTATACTGGCGATATGTATTGAGGTTAAAATGACAATATGCAAATACAAATCAACCATTCATCATCAATGGAAAATGTGTATAGATTAGGGATGGTGAGATTCACCAGTTCGCATCAGTATATTGGCTTAAGTCCTTGATGTGACTGCCCAGATTTTAAAACATGCTGCATTACTAGAGGTGTAAATATCTGGAGTGAAAAATGGTACTTTTTTTTAGAAGAACCAAAGAATAAATATCAAACTATCTGTACCATATTAAACTGCACAGCATCATATTTTTCGCATTGCATCATTGCACTGAATAGCACTGTGACAGATTGCACTGTATCACAATAGGGGCGAATCATACTGCATCGCATTAGCACTTGTTTCATAGGCATCTCTAATATATTGGATCATTGCATGGACATGTGTATGGCATTGGCCTAAGTAATGGAGATGCACATCCCTAGTATACATGTCATGTCACATTTTGGGCCACCCAAACGTGCCAGTAAAGACGCAAGTGATAAAAATCCCGTGAAGAGCATGAAAACTGACTTGTAGTAGGTGATGAAGCTCTGGCCGGTGTTGAGGTTGATGTAGCTGTAGTAGGGGTCTCCATACTGCAGCACAGACCCCACAGGCGGAAGGCCGTCAGGGTCCAGCTTGTCCATCACCTTAGGGTCACCGTGTTTCACCCCAAACACCAGGCCATCAACATCCTTCATCTTGGTCTTCAGGTCCAGCAGCTCTGTCTTGTACACGCAGCCATGGGCAAAACCCCTCTCCCATGATGCCTTGTTCACAATCTGGAGGAAATTGAGCAATTTTGTTTGAACGCGCCTGCATTTATACTCATCATATTTTATATTATCACTACAAACATCGTCAGAAACTCTGCA from Brienomyrus brachyistius isolate T26 chromosome 3, BBRACH_0.4, whole genome shotgun sequence encodes the following:
- the LOC125738211 gene encoding N-acylneuraminate-9-phosphatase isoform X2 is translated as MYGNGVKAILFDLDNTLIDTRGAGESAIKKVAELLRTKLHHGDVDTICKKFKEKLLEESYQPSADLTIDQVRINYWDMAIEEGEGLDHDPSLAAQCYWLWKNTRLAHLRIPGPVQRLLQELRTTHKLLLLTNGESQTQREKIQAACCRGLFDAVVVGGEHAEEKPAPSIFQHCFHQLGVGPQDCIMIGVSWP
- the LOC125738211 gene encoding N-acylneuraminate-9-phosphatase isoform X1, coding for MYGNGVKAILFDLDNTLIDTRGAGESAIKKVAELLRTKLHHGDVDTICKKFKEKLLEESYQPSADLTIDQVRINYWDMAIEEGEGLDHDPSLAAQCYWLWKNTRLAHLRIPGPVQRLLQELRTTHKLLLLTNGESQTQREKIQAACCRGLFDAVVVGGEHAEEKPAPSIFQHCFHQLGVGPQDCIMVGDSLDTDILGGINVGVRATVWITDKGTIQPEASIKPDYVLATVLELPSVLSTL